Within the Oryzias melastigma strain HK-1 linkage group LG8, ASM292280v2, whole genome shotgun sequence genome, the region AAAACCTGCAGAGTTTGTCAACGTTCGCTTTCGTTTCTTGTTTGACGGAAATCTAGGTTATCCAACAACGAGAGTATGAAGCGCCACCACCTGGCGTGGAGGGGAACAGCAGCCAACCTTTATTATTTTCAAGATGAAcagtaacagaaaaaatacattttgttttatggttatatattttttaaatgtttatttattcatttatttttatataatgcccatatatatataattgcaCTTGTGGTAAGTTAAAgcagaattattttatattaaactgataaaaaatatagaacttgaaaacagagaaacgttaatttattacatttttgctatTTCATAATTGAAAATTACAATTTGAGTCAaggtatgttttatttttgtagataTAAAGCCAAGAATGCTATTGAATTTCCAtctaattctttttatttaatcatctttttaaaCAGCTTTAGTCAATTAAATTATTTCGGTATTTAtgtaagcaaaaaacaaaaattctgtacttaaaatgttttttggtgttaatttccacctttttttaatttattctattttttaaagacgtGTTCAAATAGCTCTATTACATTAAGCTATCTCATTAATCGTGTTGGCAAAAAAAGAGCATAGagttttttagatgtttttttatattacgcATTTTTGTTCTTCTATATTATtggtttttcaaatttacatgcAAAGAAGTGcttcagaagaaaaaagtttcccatttttttaatcaaatgtttatgAGTGTGTGTAAAAGTGTAttacattaaatatttcaaatcctatttttgaattattttcattGACAACAAACTCTTTACTAAGagtaaattatataaattattgtaattattgtATAAATATAGAATCAAAAGCTGAGGtaaatatagctttaaaaaaaaagtgaaaaagactaaagaaaGTTTTTGAGAGCTCACTCAATCTCCTGTTTTGTAGCCATAAAATCCGACTAAAGCATTCAATCACCTTCACACATCATACGTACTGACAAGAAACCCAaactataaagaaataaaagcagaaatgatggAGGCGAGGCATCAAACTCCACTCCAGCCACGAGAATCTCACTTCTTGACAGTGAGGCAGGTTGCGACTGCTCAGTTCCCATGAGCTCCAGGCAGACTCAACAGAGAATATAACGTGTCGGGGTATTATTACCAGGAAGTGGGTTgagttatttatattttaacgCTCGTCCTTCGGTGCCCATGAGGGAACCGGCTTTAGTAACTTGAtgctaaatattaaaacattgtCTGTGCCGAATCAACCTGACAGCAAACAACTGGCTTTGTATTTGGACAAGAATCAGAACGAAAATGTGCCGATCTGAATAATGAAAGAAGTGTGTGGGAGGCCAAAGTGACCCTTGCTGCTTTGAAAAGGTAAGTCTGAGTCACCGCTGTACATTCTGCTTTCTGCCGTGATGTGAGcagcaagaaaatgttttatttattgtctttacCACTATATTATAAGGTACTCAATCggtattaaatatgttttacattaTATTTCATTATGTTGGATGCATTGGGATTATGGGGATTCATGGtattgtgtgtatttgtttatttttttatatttgaggttgaaaaaaacttttattctgaatAGCGTTATGAATGACTTTAGTATAAAAGTgttctataaataaagttttttacaaaaataataattttctgtttttactgacCTTCCAGGAGCTAAAAAACTGCCATAACAGAACCAATTAGTTTGAGAATCGACATCATCAAGACcgaaataaagacatttttggttTGGATAAAAAGAGTTAagcttccttaaaaaaaggataaacataAAGGTTTGTTTGCTAaatgttatttgattttaaactgattcaaatttaaaagtaaatgacATGTACAAactggatttttctttgtttaacttaaaaaaactggtgattattttatcaaaatgaagtttttggTGCAAACGTGAGGAAGACAGAAACTAAATTTGCTCTGAAGTGATGTGAACAGGAAACCAATACTTGCAAACATGCACAGTAAATTTAGCTTTTTCGTGACAGTATTTTTCACCACCAGTTTCTCTATTTTCAGGATGAAGGTCCACGAGAAGCTTCTGACCCATTACTTGTCGTGCACTTCTCCGGTTGATAAAGAGGGCTACCTCAACAAAAAGGTCTCACAAAACTTTAAACATGtcaaaagtctttttaaaaCCACAGGATCATGGCTGGTTCTTCTTCCTGACAGAAAATGAGAACCGCCACCTTCCAGCGGCGCTGGTTCGTTCTGAAGGCCAACTTGCTCTTCTACCAGGAGCGTCCGGCTGACCGGCACCTGCTGGGGGTCATTGTGCTGGAAGGCTGTGCGGTACGCTGCTTGGCGGCTGAAGAACAGTTTGCTTTCTCCTTGGTGTTCGGACCTGGGCTCAAAACGTACACGTTTGCGGCGGAGAATCGTCAAGCTCAAGAGAGCTGGGTGGAAGCGCTGATGTCAGCGAGTCACTGTTACCTGTCCTTGCTGGTGAAGAACCTGGAGAGGGAGTATGAAGGtaggaatttttttaaactatttgacTTTTACATGCTAATTTTTCATATTATAGTCTGCAATGATGTCATCTCAAATGAGATCTCCTCaaaaagtcccattagttgtcacgcattgaggtgtgtgaaatttgttctccgcatttgacccatgccctgggggagcggtgagctgcagacacagccgcgctcagaACCATTTGGTGGCTTAATCCCCCCAATTTAACCCTTAaagctgagtgtcaagcagggaggcactgggtcccatttttagagtcgtTGGTAAGACTCGggcgggatttgaactcacaaatTTAAAGTCTCaggacggacactctaccactctatctggccctccggataattttattttattactattaatgaccccatgttatcttgcgctcatttttaatttgtttaattttgacaaaatatatttttatggggagtaaaatattgaaagttatttaaggtttaagttgatttattttggaataatattcctgcctttttattatttataattatgttaaaaggttatggtttaaagttttaaaaattgttttctgctagcttttgacTATTATCGCATTTAgcctactaagattttttaggctatttttgagtttagctaatatttcagctacatgctagctgttttggctaattcaggcttttttaaagttttttaagctgttattgagtttagataatattttagctgcatgctagctgttttggctaattcaggctttttcaaagtttttaagctgttttggagtttagctaatatttcagctacatgctagctgttttggctaattcaggcttttttattaggctgttttgtagctaggctaatatttacacaccagctgttttggctaattaatgctcttttttagtttattaggcTGTTtcggggtttagctaatattttagctacatgctagctgttttggctaattcaggctttttttgtttttgttttttaagctgttttggagtttagctaatgtttccgctatatgctagctgttttggctaatgtcgGCTTTtttattaggctgttttggagctaagctaatatttacatgctagctgttttggctaatgtaggctgttttaggctattttgacgtttagctattttttcagctacatgctagctgttttggctaacctagtttttttctttttgttttttaggctaatttggcatttaattaatattttagctggctatcagctatcAAGTtccgcgttttcagctatcagcactagcatcttcagtggccaaattcagctgaaagcattcacactagcatatcacaggtaatgctacatataatttaaattacattagtttaaataaatttgctaaaaagttcaagttttaaaaaaatacttttagtgttcaataaatatcctgtttggccatcaggtgtgttttgaattttggcatCTTGTGCGATCGAGTGTGACACCCTTGTCCTTCTACAAGACCACTGATATTTTATTTCCTTCTCTAATCTGCAGAAGCTAAACAGCAACACGGTTGCAGAGCGGCCTCCTCGTCCAGCAGCGCTCTCAGTCTGTCTATGAACAGGATCTCGTTGGCTGTGCCGGGCCCATCAGTGGACGTCAGGGAGTGGAGGAGCTTCAGCGCCAGCGCCGTTCTCCAAGCACCGCTGGCATCGACTAAAGCAGCCACtaaaaaatcccccaaactGTGGTCCAGGAGAAACGCCTACGTCACTCCACTCAACGGGCCGGCTCTCCCGTACGGAGAGTGGTCGATGCAGGAGTTCAGCCAACTTCACGACTATTACGGACAGGAAGTAGAAAGAGTGAGAGAAGAGTGGCTGAAGAGTAAACGTGTGGAGGACGACACGAGTGAGGAGGACCTTATCGACCtgggatgaagaaaaaatgatgcTTTAAGAGGAACTGTGATGGAGGAAGTGAACTGTGACCCCATCCTCCAAACATTTCAGTGTTaatgttttagatcattttctattttgatgatttaacataattaaggaATTACATTGAGACAAATACATTTGACTTGTTTCTGGTTATTCTGAAAACCTGCttctttatttaccttttttctgtagaaaaatcaatgattaggtgtgaaattgtaaaatgtattaattgaattaaatcataaaaagcTGGTAAATGTTCTGAATCAGAATATTTATGACACTTTAGctacaaaatgtttcattcaaagcagattttctaaaaaaatccagtttagtacatgcaggttttttcttttcttgaaaaTAATTGCTTCCTCTTGCTGCATTTTCACTTCTTATGGTCaagaaaatagacaaaatacCTCTGATAAGGAATAATAATTcacttaaaattattattattattttaaattaaatctgacGTAATTTCAGTGACTTGTagctatttataaaaaaaagtttctgacagCATCATGCGAGCCTGTGAATTTATactatttaatctttttttgacatttatctaATTAAGATCATTGTTTAAATCATtacataaaacagaaatgtatcaACAAATTTCCTCATTTATACagacaaaattctaatttttaatttatattcttAGAATTGATGTAAAATGCGTTTTTTATGCAAGTAAATCTGATTGAACAGTAGAGGGCGCTGCAGGCACAGTTTTAAGGGTGTTCAATGAAGGATGATAGTTAAGGAGATATTGGACACAATGAATataaaatttgtaaattaaatgaaataaaaaaaaattaaacaaattaaaataaaaatgaaataaaataaagcaaaacaagataaaataaagtagaataaaataaaataaagatgttttggaAACAATTTACTATTAAATGTAGGAATAATCAAACTTGAaccaataaaatcaaacataaaaatgtatcaaactaCAAATTTGGTGTTCAGATCCTGtgagtgaaaaagaaaatatatttcaggatttaaaaagaaactccCATTAGATCCTCAATAGAAATGCAGGGATACAAAgcagtaagtaaaaaaaaaaaactgcataaaactCAACACTGGAATTCAGTTCTTTCAACATTTGcagcaaaaagtttaaaacccaaataattCTGAGCGTTCACAGATCTTCCTGTGACATACGCGTTTAACAGTGTGGAAAGGTAAGAACTCAGGAAAGAGTGATTTtcaaaaatatcacaatactACTCAAGTATGTGTAAAAAAAGACTTAACTTAGCAATTACTATAGTAACTGGTAATTCAagtattcagtaaaaaaaatctaatggcatttttaaatgttttttaacataaaaataaaaaagtgacaacAATTAGATACATTTTAGATTTGTACAgctattaaaaatatgttttcaaacaCATGAAAAGTGCAAGTATCTGATATTTCAACCTTAttcttaaatataatttaacgCAAAATCTTAAAAGTTGCAGGAATTGACAATAAGTTGTTATGgaagttgttttatttctctCCACATCACAGATGGAGCTCGCTCAGAGACTTCCCAACACCTCAACAGTCCCAAAGACTTGTCAACACGACATTCAGGAGGTAACGGCGCCGATGACATTAaagaactgaagaccagacacttaaataggctgagaGCAATTACAAGTGAGACTGACGAAGataacagaacatgacaaaacctactgataatttatatttttatttatttatatttttataaaattattttcattcacattctaaaataaaatgaagacaaattacaaacaaaagtgttttttcttaataaatcaactcagataaaaggataaaaatggtaaatctgctctttaaaaagtaataaaacaaacttctaCCTAGTAAATGTCACTTGTTTCCACTTTTGTTCCAACAATcagctaaaaaaacagcaaacaaaacaaaagaacttgCAGCCTCCAGAATGGATCATAAATTCTGAGGCGTCTCCGGCGCATCATTTCCTTAAGCTGCCGCATAGGTCAAGCAGGGGAGCTTCTTCGCATTCCACgccatacatacatacataccaATCATCTGAAAGGTGATTGATGGCTTCGGAGGAGTGTGGGGAGACGAGTCAATTTACAGCCACCTGCAGAACTCCCACATCTGTATGGAAGCTCGAGAGGTCGTACGCTCAACcaggaaacaataaaacaaaccagaattatctaaagacatttattaaaactgattaatttattctttatgtTTCTAATGGTTTATTTGtgcaattattttatatatttttagattaggatcctacatttgaaaaaaaaactagttaaatatcattaaaatatgagtttttttgcatttccatgtAGATCTGTGGACAAACTGAAGGATTATGGGTAATCAAAGATGGCAGACGTGTTTgccttcaaattaaaaaacgGTTCAGActtcattacaaaaaaaaagaaacataaaaaaaatgatcaggaaTTAGGACGTTTGAGtcaaactaaagcaaaaacTTAAACTCTGGAAAATCTATGGAATAAATTATAGAAGTTTATCAGTGATTCTCCAACTTTTCCCTCAAAAAGAAGCTTTAATTTCAAAGCTTGCTCATAAACCTTCAGTAAAGTCAGCTCTTATACAAAAAGGACTAACtttgtctgaaaatgtgtttaaaaagtgtaaaagctGTAATAAACTACTATGAAAGCTTGTTTTATCTCAAATATATTGCAGTGCTTTTGATAAAAATGCAGTATTAAGATCTAAGATCACAGAAAATCTATAAATCACATTATATTTAGCTAATTGagtgttaaaaatgaaattagccttcttaaatcaaataaatatcatCTTTAATTGTTTATTATGGTACTCAGAGTtcctgaaaatgacaaaaaaaaactgtaaaatgtgtaGTTATTCCCtaaaaaggtcaaaggtcaacaggAACTGGCGCCGTTTCTCTAAAATCTGTCAGCAGGGACAACCCCAACCCAACAGCAGAAATAGATTCAGCTCATAAACACTTTCAGCAACAAACCCAGTGTTTCCACATCGTTTTTTTAACGCCAATTTGGACGCAAATCTTAAAACTAACAAACGAGACGAAGCCTTCGGCTGTTTGGGGCCGGCGCTTTGGCAGACCGTCAAGtttatttagctattttggTCGCTCTCAGCTGCCCCTTTTATGTTCCCCCGGGAATGTCTGCAGCTTTCAAAGCTGCCAAGTAATCCCCATATATTTAAGAGAGCCGGGCGGGGGGTAGATGGGGCAGGGAGGGGCTTTAACAGGTGGGAAAGTCCTTATAACTGGCATCAAACACACCTTTGTGGGGCGGAGCTAAGCGGTAATCGTAGGTCTGAcgatgtttttattcattaatgggaaaaacatacaatataagCTGTACACTCAAACATGAAGGAAacgaaaagaaaaaattaaaaggagacagaaggaagaaaaacttaaatgacataaaaacatgaatgagaTCAGGAAGTAGAGAAAGATTTAGAATAAATATGATctctaattgaaaaaaaatgttgcaacatATCAAGAAAAGgataatatatgatcacattttttacttattaagctttttttcacatGATTTAGCACTTTGCCTCCAACTTtagagctttttctttttattgtaacaATAATTACAAgtagtttattaaatttaaagaattaaacttaaatagtaacccaaaaaatatttaaatagaagATAAAAAGTTTAGATTCTGGATGTAGTAGCTTTGATTTCTGATTTTATCGCCAATTAAATAACGTTTCTTTGATGcaatttggcctttttttcacattgttttcatgaattaaataatacattccacaaaaaaacacataaaagcaaaacctaagaataaaaaaaatctttttttttaatatttctattcaAATTTAtctgtacttttttattaataaaaaaaaaagagccaaatAATTTACATATTCCAAAAggatattttgttttctctcaaaCAAAGTAAtataaaatatctaaatatttttttggaaaatcccTCCATTCATGCATGCATCTGCACCAGTGCTGCTTTAAAAAGCCAGCAGAGCTGTGAACATACAGGGCAAAAGCTGCATCAGGAGTGGATATAAAATATAACGCTGCATCGGGCAtcacaaaccaaaaataaagtcCGACACCAGCGGCTTTCTGCACAGCAGATGGAGGTGGTCAGGAGGAGGGACAGTGTCCAGCGGTCCAAGTAAGCATCTATGTCCTGAATGTCCTTATTTGTCCACGTGGGACTGCAAACATGGTGCAGAGTCCCTCAGCTATCAGGTTTACTTAATTCCAAGACTCCTGAGTCTATTTCGGATCTCCTGTAAGGTGATATGCTAACCCGCCATTCTGTCTCCTTCACTTTTACCATCACTTGATGGTCGACCACTCTCtccctctccttttttttttaatccccatCCAAACTTAAAGCGGCGGCTAAAGATAGCCCGGCCTGCAGTATATAAGCCCCCGGGGATATACGTAAAACGCGGCTTCACACTGTCTTCTCTTTCTTGATCAGCCAAAGCTCCACTCATAGCTTCTCAAGATGGTGAGTACCAGAGCGCCTGCATCCCCGCACCGCCGTTATGGGAACATCTACGGGAACCAGAGGGATTTCATCTGCTTCCCATCCACATGGAATACAGCAGGATCTGGAAACTTTATGTTGGGCTGCAACAAAAGCtacagatttacaaaaaagtagTCAATTTAACGGCTTAACACCTGAATTGATTtacagctatgaaaaaaaaatcattcatgcTTTTTAATAGATTTAGGTAATTCTGGAGTTGAATGATTTGTCGCATATTTGTGACAACGGGTTAAATGAAAGTGAGACTTTACTTTCTACAAACTATCTATACATTGTAAACTTAGTAGTCTGAAGAAGTACTCCGTTACCTTTAAGTACACTTCAGTGCTTCCACGATTAGtcgaatattaaaatagtcgacaactaatttaatttgTTGATTCCTTTATGatgtggagtcagagtgtagtaaagttgtaaacgttcagcaccaaaaggttttttcaattttcagtcTGTAAGACcaaatttttatcttttgtgaaaaataattctttgtttcatttgatttaatcttgttttaataccagaaactaatggaCAGAAACTccacaattcattaaaagtttaataaactgtctttatttttagttggtgTAAAGCTGATGGTTAA harbors:
- the zgc:153733 gene encoding sesquipedalian-1 isoform X1, which codes for MHSKFSFFVTVFFTTSFSIFRMKVHEKLLTHYLSCTSPVDKEGYLNKKKMRTATFQRRWFVLKANLLFYQERPADRHLLGVIVLEGCAVRCLAAEEQFAFSLVFGPGLKTYTFAAENRQAQESWVEALMSASHCYLSLLVKNLEREYEEAKQQHGCRAASSSSSALSLSMNRISLAVPGPSVDVREWRSFSASAVLQAPLASTKAATKKSPKLWSRRNAYVTPLNGPALPYGEWSMQEFSQLHDYYGQEVERVREEWLKSKRVEDDTSEEDLIDLG
- the zgc:153733 gene encoding sesquipedalian-1 isoform X2, producing the protein MMKVHEKLLTHYLSCTSPVDKEGYLNKKKMRTATFQRRWFVLKANLLFYQERPADRHLLGVIVLEGCAVRCLAAEEQFAFSLVFGPGLKTYTFAAENRQAQESWVEALMSASHCYLSLLVKNLEREYEEAKQQHGCRAASSSSSALSLSMNRISLAVPGPSVDVREWRSFSASAVLQAPLASTKAATKKSPKLWSRRNAYVTPLNGPALPYGEWSMQEFSQLHDYYGQEVERVREEWLKSKRVEDDTSEEDLIDLG
- the zgc:153733 gene encoding sesquipedalian-1 isoform X3, with amino-acid sequence MKVHEKLLTHYLSCTSPVDKEGYLNKKKMRTATFQRRWFVLKANLLFYQERPADRHLLGVIVLEGCAVRCLAAEEQFAFSLVFGPGLKTYTFAAENRQAQESWVEALMSASHCYLSLLVKNLEREYEEAKQQHGCRAASSSSSALSLSMNRISLAVPGPSVDVREWRSFSASAVLQAPLASTKAATKKSPKLWSRRNAYVTPLNGPALPYGEWSMQEFSQLHDYYGQEVERVREEWLKSKRVEDDTSEEDLIDLG